One Schistocerca nitens isolate TAMUIC-IGC-003100 chromosome 1, iqSchNite1.1, whole genome shotgun sequence DNA segment encodes these proteins:
- the LOC126246138 gene encoding ubiquitin-conjugating enzyme E2-17 kDa — protein MALKRINKELQDLGRDPPAQCSAGPVGDDLFHWQATIMGPPDSPYQGGVFFLTIHFPTDYPFKPPKVAFTTRIYHPNINSNGSICLDILRSQWSPALTISKVLLSICSLLCDPNPDDPLVPEIARIYKTDREKYNELAREWTRKYAM, from the exons ATGGCGTTAAAACGAATTAATAAG GAACTGCAAGACCTGGGTAGAGATCCTCCAGCACAATGCTCAGCAGGACCTGTGGGCGATGATT TGTTCCACTGGCAGGCCACAATAATGGGACCA CCAGACAGCCCGTACCAGGGAGGTGTATTCTTCCTAACAATTCATTTTCCTACAGATTATCCATTTAAACCTCCAAAG GTTGCATTTACAACAAGAATATATCACCCTAATATAAATAGCAATGGCAGTATCTGTTTGGACATTTTGAGATCGCAGTGGTCCCCAGCGCTTACTATATCAAAAG ttttactgTCCATATGCTCTCTTTTGTGTGATCCTAATCCAGATGATCCACTAGTGCCAGAGATAGCTAGGATATACAAAACAGATAGGGAAAAATATAATGAACTGGCAAGAGAGTGGACGCGGAAATATGCTATGTGA